The following proteins are co-located in the Chitinispirillum alkaliphilum genome:
- a CDS encoding Glycosyltransferase, giving the protein MRIAFIGSFSENSVCGVSNATYANAKGLVQKGHEVFFYSNENGDSSYIYKDKNGIKKRCFKSKSLFRSSLDFTQHVKDNIDNIDIYHLSSVFTPYNYAVARTLKKFGYSYILTPHNGYNKKVFLRHFLKKNIYYHLFEKFVLTNASGIHCISENEVSDVKILKYNGQIKLINNPVTCYNYRLKKEDKAAYRYSLTYLGRYDIYCKGLDRLFSIQKHIELKNEDIYLNLYGDGKDRENLNLLKHRLGLKNVMIHDPVFGTEKEKVYQNSTLYIQTSRWEGSPVSIADAMLRKVPVAVTSGCNMDSIINKWDAGVILKESPEAAADQIITFLNTRKALRKCAENGFKFAEQNYKPEVTTKRIVDFYHEVLN; this is encoded by the coding sequence ATGAGAATCGCTTTTATTGGTAGTTTTTCCGAAAATTCAGTTTGCGGAGTTTCAAATGCAACCTACGCAAATGCTAAAGGACTTGTTCAGAAGGGTCATGAAGTGTTTTTCTATTCAAATGAAAATGGTGATTCATCCTATATTTACAAAGACAAGAACGGTATTAAGAAGAGGTGTTTTAAATCAAAGAGTTTGTTCAGAAGTTCACTTGATTTCACTCAACATGTAAAAGATAATATCGACAATATCGATATCTATCATCTTAGCAGTGTTTTTACCCCATATAATTATGCAGTTGCAAGAACTTTAAAAAAGTTTGGCTATTCGTACATATTAACACCGCATAATGGTTACAACAAAAAGGTTTTTCTGAGACATTTTCTAAAGAAAAACATATACTATCACCTGTTCGAAAAATTTGTCCTAACCAACGCTTCTGGTATTCATTGTATTTCAGAAAATGAAGTTTCAGATGTCAAAATATTAAAATATAACGGACAAATCAAACTCATTAACAATCCAGTTACCTGTTATAATTACAGACTGAAAAAAGAGGATAAAGCAGCATACAGATATAGCTTAACTTATTTGGGGAGATACGACATTTACTGCAAAGGTCTGGACAGGCTGTTTTCAATTCAAAAGCACATAGAGTTGAAAAACGAGGATATTTATTTAAATTTATATGGAGATGGTAAAGATCGTGAAAACTTGAATCTGCTAAAACACAGGCTGGGTCTTAAGAATGTTATGATTCACGATCCGGTATTTGGCACAGAGAAGGAAAAGGTCTACCAAAACAGTACATTATATATCCAGACATCACGATGGGAGGGGTCTCCAGTGTCAATTGCAGATGCAATGTTGAGAAAAGTTCCTGTTGCTGTTACAAGCGGGTGTAATATGGATTCAATCATAAACAAGTGGGATGCAGGAGTAATTCTAAAAGAATCACCAGAAGCTGCAGCAGATCAGATTATTACATTTTTAAATACCCGTAAAGCTTTGAGAAAGTGTGCAGAAAATGGATTCAAATTTGCTGAACAGAACTATAAACCAGAGGTTACCACGAAAAGAATTGTTGATTTCTATCATGAAGTTTTAAATTGA
- a CDS encoding O-antigen flippase Wzx — translation MNLSNIEEKTRHTGTKASIFSLQNIKKNRFVRNVIIVATGSAGAQAISLAFSPVITRIYGPEAFGVLGTFMALISVIATIAALSFPIAIVIPQSDHEAKRIVKLSAYTSFLVVCIVTLTLLTFGNTIISAFGIQEIKPFVMLIPLVVIFSAWQEIVGQWLVRKKLFVLSARVAVIQSLLVNSAKVAVGIFKPISAALIFITTIGIATNAAFLTGGSIKGKFKPKKQTQQPQLSLWALAKKYYDFPLYRSTQTFIHSISQSLPVFMLASYVGTSYAGFYILCMKLLSMPMVLIGASVGDVFYPHISEAAHRGEDLCRPILKTTAALAAIGIIPFLLIIIFGPWLFGVIFGSQWQHAGKYASWLAVWIFVTFISQPSIKVLPVISAQGFHLIFTIYSIGITMAVITIGFSLFKSDLVTIALLGISGAVNNGILIAIVLYKTCKADKNRSVHPNQ, via the coding sequence ATGAACTTAAGCAACATTGAAGAAAAAACAAGGCATACAGGCACGAAAGCATCAATTTTCAGCTTACAGAATATCAAAAAAAACAGATTCGTAAGAAATGTTATAATTGTAGCAACCGGTTCTGCTGGAGCACAGGCCATAAGTCTTGCTTTTTCGCCTGTAATAACCAGAATATATGGTCCGGAAGCTTTCGGCGTGCTTGGTACATTTATGGCCCTGATATCTGTTATAGCCACGATCGCCGCTCTTTCTTTTCCCATAGCCATAGTCATACCTCAAAGTGACCACGAAGCCAAACGAATTGTAAAACTTTCTGCCTACACTTCTTTCCTTGTGGTGTGCATAGTCACCTTAACTCTCCTCACATTCGGAAATACAATTATTAGTGCATTCGGAATCCAAGAAATCAAACCGTTTGTCATGCTGATACCACTTGTGGTTATTTTCTCTGCATGGCAGGAGATTGTCGGTCAATGGCTTGTAAGAAAGAAACTTTTTGTACTCTCTGCCCGTGTTGCAGTGATCCAGTCTTTGTTGGTGAATTCAGCAAAAGTTGCAGTTGGGATTTTCAAGCCAATATCTGCAGCACTCATTTTCATTACCACCATTGGAATTGCCACAAACGCAGCCTTTCTAACAGGGGGATCAATCAAAGGTAAATTCAAACCCAAAAAACAAACACAACAACCACAGTTGTCATTATGGGCTCTTGCAAAAAAATACTACGATTTCCCTTTGTATCGCTCTACACAGACCTTTATCCATAGTATCTCACAAAGCTTACCTGTGTTTATGCTCGCATCCTATGTAGGTACCAGCTATGCAGGATTTTACATTTTGTGTATGAAACTGTTGAGTATGCCTATGGTGCTTATAGGCGCTTCAGTAGGTGATGTTTTTTATCCTCACATTTCCGAAGCCGCTCACAGGGGAGAGGATTTGTGCAGACCCATACTTAAAACAACTGCAGCATTGGCAGCAATAGGGATAATCCCTTTCCTACTCATTATTATATTTGGCCCCTGGTTGTTTGGAGTGATATTTGGCTCCCAGTGGCAGCATGCCGGAAAATACGCAAGCTGGTTAGCAGTATGGATTTTTGTGACATTTATTAGTCAGCCAAGCATTAAAGTACTTCCTGTTATTTCAGCCCAGGGATTCCACCTGATATTTACGATCTATTCGATTGGTATAACAATGGCAGTTATAACAATTGGTTTTTCCCTGTTCAAAAGCGATCTGGTAACTATTGCACTTTTGGGGATTTCTGGGGCAGTCAATAATGGTATTCTAATTGCCATAGTCCTTTATAAAACCTGTAAAGCCGATAAAAACCGTTCCGTTCACCCAAACCAATAA
- a CDS encoding Exopolysaccharide production protein ExoQ yields MNHDKLYHSSEKREKIAGLSLLACLLLNTTSILYFWDNDSDFFKQDFSGGDSLNTFIGGAIIVLIIPQLLSKKNEIFQLFKTSWPLILLFGFSLISCLWSQFPAVSFRRWVRLTITAVCILNLISEPNGINLLKKYLYSYVKITAMVSLFLITMMPQYGWHRSDGFGSLPMGFLGHKNNLGQFAAISILFLFWLKWSGFVFKKEKELKILFVCLFVLLLISQAKTSMGGFILGTVTAVTYGSMRGNYKKKAVFGMLCIFVAMTFGFLFLRVNNIVNDPIYYAVELSGRDMTFTGRTDLWSSLMFLGTRMHPVLGSGYGAFFLGEQSSWLLKYLQWQAPDAHNGFLSVFLELGFTGLGIVIFALAYNLYKIATNRLSGKKENAVLLGIFIFIIFFNMFEVGLMTNSLSFFTFIIISFYLATQKCFFQKTLSTK; encoded by the coding sequence ATGAACCATGACAAATTATACCATTCCTCAGAAAAAAGAGAAAAAATAGCTGGTCTTAGCCTATTGGCTTGCCTTTTACTCAATACTACTTCTATTCTTTATTTTTGGGATAATGACTCCGATTTTTTTAAACAAGACTTTTCTGGGGGGGACAGTCTTAATACCTTTATAGGCGGTGCGATTATAGTCCTGATAATACCTCAGCTGCTGTCAAAAAAAAATGAGATATTTCAGTTGTTTAAAACTTCATGGCCTTTAATACTTTTATTTGGTTTCTCTTTGATAAGCTGTCTGTGGTCGCAATTCCCTGCGGTTTCGTTTAGAAGATGGGTACGGTTGACAATAACTGCAGTATGTATTCTTAATCTTATCAGTGAACCCAATGGGATAAATCTCCTGAAAAAATATTTGTACAGTTATGTCAAAATAACTGCTATGGTTTCTCTTTTTCTAATCACGATGATGCCTCAGTATGGGTGGCACAGATCTGATGGATTTGGTAGTCTGCCTATGGGGTTTCTTGGACATAAAAATAACCTCGGACAATTTGCTGCAATCTCTATTCTGTTTTTATTTTGGCTTAAATGGAGTGGATTCGTTTTTAAAAAAGAAAAAGAATTGAAAATTTTGTTTGTTTGCTTATTCGTATTGCTCCTGATTTCTCAGGCCAAAACTTCAATGGGCGGATTTATCCTGGGCACTGTTACTGCGGTTACATATGGAAGTATGAGGGGAAATTACAAAAAAAAGGCTGTATTCGGTATGCTGTGCATTTTCGTGGCAATGACCTTCGGTTTTCTCTTTTTACGTGTAAATAACATCGTTAACGATCCAATATATTATGCAGTAGAACTGAGTGGAAGAGATATGACTTTCACTGGTAGAACTGATTTATGGAGCTCTTTAATGTTTTTAGGAACAAGAATGCATCCGGTTCTTGGAAGTGGATATGGGGCATTTTTCCTTGGAGAACAGAGCTCATGGCTTTTGAAATATCTGCAATGGCAAGCGCCTGATGCTCATAATGGATTTCTAAGTGTGTTTTTGGAGCTTGGATTTACAGGATTGGGAATTGTGATATTTGCATTGGCTTACAACCTCTACAAAATAGCTACAAACAGGCTCTCAGGGAAAAAAGAAAATGCTGTCTTATTGGGGATTTTCATCTTTATCATATTTTTCAATATGTTTGAAGTCGGTTTGATGACTAACTCCTTATCTTTTTTTACTTTTATAATTATCTCGTTTTATCTTGCAACTCAAAAGTGTTTTTTCCAAAAGACATTATCAACCAAATAA
- a CDS encoding protein containing nucleotide-diphospho-sugar transferase domain has product MEHNNQTFRPSSKLNTAVLFIVFKRLHTTRQVFDVIRKAKPPRLYIASDGAREGRADEEEQVIRVRDYVMNNIDWECEVKTLFREKNIGCKYGPGNAIKWFFEHEEMGIILEDDCLPVLSFFWYCEELLNRYKHSENIGVISGRNHLEKYRKIKGCDFFITTRGATWGWATWKRSVDIFDIELGSGKGLRIYYKILANSGSFLEFIHMSRSIRKIRAGTVSAWDYQWNIAQLFNKKLALIPTRNMIKNIGFGDEATHTTYLFSDPLNSYDVNIPLHSVNPPFDPGFSKKTYFNDAIVKLKKHCYQIGSLFRRQPLKKVTFFPENAD; this is encoded by the coding sequence ATGGAACACAACAATCAAACTTTTCGGCCTTCATCCAAACTTAATACAGCAGTGCTGTTTATTGTTTTCAAGAGACTTCATACCACAAGACAGGTTTTTGATGTAATCCGTAAAGCAAAACCACCACGGTTGTACATTGCCTCAGACGGAGCCAGGGAGGGAAGAGCGGATGAAGAGGAGCAGGTAATCAGGGTACGTGATTATGTAATGAACAATATTGATTGGGAGTGTGAAGTAAAAACACTTTTCAGAGAAAAAAATATTGGCTGTAAATATGGACCTGGCAATGCCATAAAGTGGTTTTTTGAACATGAAGAAATGGGGATTATTTTGGAGGACGACTGTTTGCCAGTTCTTAGTTTTTTCTGGTACTGTGAAGAATTACTTAACAGATACAAGCACAGCGAAAATATCGGAGTAATTAGTGGCAGAAATCATTTGGAAAAGTACAGGAAAATAAAAGGCTGCGACTTTTTCATAACCACCAGAGGTGCTACATGGGGTTGGGCCACATGGAAAAGATCTGTAGATATATTTGATATAGAATTGGGCTCAGGTAAGGGTTTGAGAATATATTATAAAATTCTTGCCAATTCAGGTTCATTTCTTGAATTTATTCACATGTCGAGAAGTATAAGAAAAATAAGGGCAGGAACAGTAAGTGCCTGGGATTACCAGTGGAATATCGCTCAGCTTTTCAATAAAAAGTTGGCTCTGATTCCAACCAGGAATATGATTAAAAATATTGGGTTCGGGGATGAGGCCACTCACACGACTTACTTATTTTCAGACCCTCTTAATTCTTATGATGTCAACATCCCTCTACATAGTGTAAATCCGCCATTTGATCCAGGTTTTTCAAAGAAAACATATTTCAATGATGCGATTGTGAAATTAAAGAAACATTGTTACCAGATCGGCAGTCTTTTCAGAAGACAACCGCTTAAGAAGGTAACGTTTTTTCCGGAAAATGCAGATTGA
- a CDS encoding Glycosyltransferase produces MKVLIQAYACSPDWGSEAGVGWNYINEIAAEYEVHAIVSKELNKNSIKRFLETNTLKKNIHFHYLPHSEHERALMQHQITYYLGYRMWQKRALSLASELHIMYHFDLTHILTFIGYRAPGYLYKLPLPCIWGPIGGAQNFPWKCMGNLSLGGLIKESSRNIANFIQRSFSIHYHHAKRGCSEIIYATKQTKHFLRSKNNQVISEVGCRKEDIVLSPKKYSADGPLKILWSGNHFDFKRLDLLIYALRDVYFDFRLTVLGDGHLTARWKNLARECGIMGKTEFKGRIPHHKAMDLYHKADIFVFTSLRETSGSVLLESLSKGLPVVAMALNGALDIVGKKESCGYLVPVGNFTQMVNSLRQKLQHISQNKHELTQKSKGAIMRAHNHTWKKNAEKIIAVYNQVLLSSKVRLQEEKKDKLNVPSN; encoded by the coding sequence ATGAAAGTTCTGATTCAGGCATACGCATGCTCACCAGACTGGGGTTCAGAAGCGGGAGTAGGATGGAATTATATAAATGAAATTGCAGCCGAATATGAGGTCCATGCAATCGTAAGTAAAGAACTGAATAAAAACTCTATAAAGAGGTTTCTTGAAACCAATACTTTGAAAAAAAACATCCATTTTCATTACCTCCCCCACTCTGAACATGAGAGAGCTCTCATGCAGCATCAGATCACCTATTACCTGGGATATAGGATGTGGCAAAAACGCGCATTGTCTTTAGCTTCAGAGCTTCACATAATGTATCATTTTGATCTCACCCATATTCTTACATTTATAGGGTACCGTGCACCGGGATATTTGTACAAACTTCCCCTGCCCTGCATATGGGGTCCCATAGGAGGAGCTCAAAATTTCCCATGGAAATGTATGGGAAATCTCTCTTTAGGGGGGCTTATAAAAGAAAGTTCCCGAAATATCGCCAATTTTATTCAGCGCAGTTTCAGCATACATTATCACCACGCCAAAAGAGGCTGTTCAGAGATAATCTATGCAACAAAACAGACCAAACATTTCTTAAGATCAAAAAACAATCAGGTGATCTCAGAGGTCGGATGCAGAAAAGAGGATATCGTATTGAGTCCTAAGAAATACTCAGCCGATGGCCCGCTGAAGATATTGTGGTCAGGCAATCATTTCGATTTTAAACGACTGGATCTTCTGATATACGCATTGCGGGATGTTTATTTTGATTTCAGGCTAACGGTACTGGGCGATGGTCATCTGACAGCCAGATGGAAAAATTTAGCCCGGGAGTGTGGAATAATGGGAAAAACTGAATTTAAAGGCAGAATCCCTCATCATAAAGCAATGGATTTATATCACAAAGCAGACATTTTTGTCTTCACCAGTTTACGGGAAACCAGCGGTAGTGTGTTATTGGAATCTCTTTCCAAAGGCCTTCCGGTTGTGGCAATGGCATTGAACGGAGCTCTCGATATAGTTGGCAAAAAAGAATCTTGTGGCTATCTTGTTCCGGTTGGTAATTTCACCCAAATGGTTAATAGTCTAAGGCAAAAATTGCAACACATTTCCCAAAACAAGCACGAGCTTACGCAAAAGTCTAAAGGAGCAATTATGCGTGCCCACAATCATACCTGGAAGAAAAATGCTGAAAAGATAATCGCTGTTTACAATCAGGTTTTACTCTCTTCAAAGGTCAGGCTGCAGGAAGAGAAAAAAGACAAGCTGAATGTACCATCCAATTAA
- a CDS encoding Succinoglycan biosynthesis protein ExoM, with protein MKKIGISVCIATCDRPLLLERLLNSIASQNLAYDCPGFEIIVVDNGADREAEKVVRKFERANADMLVTYDIQPQKNISLTRNLALSHAKGDYIAFIDDDEYASKNWLSELYLALTTTKGDAVFGPVLPVYPPGTPDWIIESRVFESYNPKDHQQISIGRTGNALMRSEWIKEKKFTFNPELGITGGEDTDFFNRMIEKNGFLYWAKKAVVYEEIENSRLNIWWIIKRAFRYGQTYSEHKTRNLGVAYKVLYFLLRFAVFGIILLSTIPLSLFFGFSHGVKSFRYAFLQLGHASVAFPFRYEEYKRRSSV; from the coding sequence ATGAAAAAAATAGGCATATCGGTTTGTATTGCCACCTGTGATCGTCCTTTGTTACTTGAACGCTTGCTCAACAGCATTGCATCCCAGAACCTTGCATACGACTGTCCAGGTTTCGAAATCATTGTTGTAGACAACGGTGCAGACAGAGAAGCAGAGAAAGTGGTCCGGAAATTTGAAAGGGCCAATGCTGATATGCTTGTCACATATGACATTCAGCCGCAAAAAAACATATCCCTCACCAGAAATCTTGCATTGTCTCATGCAAAAGGAGACTATATAGCTTTTATCGATGATGATGAATACGCTTCCAAAAATTGGTTATCGGAGCTTTACCTTGCGTTGACAACAACCAAAGGCGATGCGGTATTCGGTCCTGTTCTGCCTGTATACCCACCAGGCACTCCGGATTGGATTATTGAAAGCCGTGTTTTTGAAAGCTACAACCCAAAAGACCATCAGCAGATCAGTATCGGTAGAACTGGAAACGCTCTTATGAGAAGTGAATGGATCAAAGAAAAGAAATTCACTTTCAACCCGGAGCTGGGGATAACCGGTGGTGAGGATACAGATTTTTTCAACCGAATGATAGAGAAGAACGGTTTTCTATACTGGGCAAAAAAGGCGGTGGTTTATGAGGAGATCGAAAACAGCAGACTTAACATATGGTGGATAATAAAGAGAGCGTTCCGTTATGGGCAAACATACTCTGAACACAAAACCAGAAATCTTGGTGTAGCTTACAAAGTGCTCTATTTTCTATTACGTTTCGCGGTATTTGGCATTATACTCCTTTCCACCATTCCCCTGTCTCTCTTTTTCGGTTTCTCCCATGGGGTGAAATCATTTCGATATGCTTTTTTGCAACTTGGTCATGCAAGCGTTGCATTTCCTTTCAGATATGAAGAGTACAAGAGGAGGAGTTCTGTTTAA
- a CDS encoding WecB/TagA/CpsF family glycosyl transferase codes for MDLTATDKKSSILWPERKDVFGIPVTPTNYKEATECITAAAVKKVSACVDCMAVHSLISAIKNPAYGKMIREKFDMVCPDGQPVRWTLNKFHNSGLKDRVYGPNLTLHVLDRAHAQNIPVFFYGSKPEVLEKLRKNLLERYPNLSIAGMESPPFRELSPREYSQAAERINQSGARILFIGLGCPKQELWAGRQKNAIHMPMLCVGAAFDFHAGVLPQAPALMQNLGLEWAYRLYKEPRRLWRRYLYCNICFVKKFLQSSLKGYRI; via the coding sequence ATGGATTTAACGGCAACAGATAAGAAGTCTTCTATACTCTGGCCTGAGCGCAAGGACGTTTTCGGGATTCCGGTTACACCTACCAACTACAAGGAGGCAACCGAGTGCATAACCGCAGCAGCAGTTAAAAAAGTCTCTGCCTGCGTAGACTGCATGGCTGTACACAGTTTAATATCGGCTATCAAGAATCCCGCTTACGGCAAAATGATCAGAGAGAAATTCGACATGGTGTGCCCCGATGGTCAGCCTGTGCGGTGGACCCTGAATAAATTTCACAACTCCGGGCTAAAAGACCGGGTATATGGTCCGAACCTGACTCTGCACGTTTTAGACAGAGCCCATGCACAAAATATACCGGTATTCTTTTATGGTTCAAAACCTGAGGTCCTGGAGAAACTGAGAAAAAATCTCCTGGAGCGCTATCCCAATCTCTCAATTGCAGGGATGGAATCACCTCCGTTCAGGGAACTTTCCCCAAGAGAATACAGTCAGGCAGCGGAAAGAATAAACCAAAGCGGAGCCCGGATCCTCTTTATCGGACTGGGGTGTCCTAAACAGGAGCTGTGGGCAGGGCGCCAGAAAAATGCAATCCACATGCCGATGCTTTGTGTGGGTGCTGCATTTGATTTCCATGCCGGCGTACTGCCTCAGGCTCCTGCACTTATGCAAAATCTTGGTCTGGAGTGGGCCTACAGATTGTATAAAGAGCCCAGACGGTTATGGAGGAGATATCTGTATTGCAACATATGCTTTGTAAAAAAATTTCTCCAGTCCAGCCTTAAGGGATACCGCATATGA
- a CDS encoding UDP-glucose 4-epimerase → MANTALVLGAGGFIGSHLVKRLKREGYWVRGVDLKHPEFSQTAADDFVIGDLREDSVCKEILDRPFDEVYQLAADMGGAGYIFSGENDANVMHNSAMINLNIAHYGKQAGIGKIFYSSSACMYPQHNQLEPDNPKCCEDSAYPANPDSEYGWEKLFSERLYLSYMRNFGLNVRIARFHNIFGPEGTWRGGKEKAPAAICRKVAECEDNGEIEIWGDGKQTRSFLYIDECVEGVRRLMSSQFPGPVNIGSEEMVTINQLAEMVSRIAGKNIRIKHIDGPTGVRGRNSDNSLIYEKIGWAPSFSLNSGLRKTYEWIKEQIEIDSFNSAEKRESFSHQATVKDQTV, encoded by the coding sequence ATGGCAAATACTGCACTGGTATTAGGGGCCGGGGGGTTTATAGGCTCTCATCTTGTAAAAAGGTTGAAAAGAGAGGGGTATTGGGTTCGTGGAGTTGATTTGAAACATCCGGAATTTTCACAAACCGCAGCGGATGATTTTGTAATCGGGGATTTACGTGAAGATAGTGTATGCAAGGAGATCCTTGATAGGCCCTTTGATGAGGTTTATCAGCTTGCGGCAGATATGGGCGGAGCTGGTTATATTTTTTCCGGAGAGAATGATGCAAATGTTATGCACAATTCAGCCATGATAAATCTCAACATCGCACATTACGGAAAGCAGGCCGGCATAGGGAAGATTTTCTACTCCTCCTCAGCATGTATGTACCCACAACACAATCAGCTGGAGCCTGACAACCCTAAATGCTGCGAAGATTCTGCTTACCCTGCAAATCCGGACAGTGAGTATGGTTGGGAAAAGCTTTTCTCCGAAAGGCTTTATCTCTCCTATATGCGCAACTTTGGTCTTAATGTTCGTATTGCCCGTTTTCACAACATATTCGGTCCTGAGGGGACATGGAGAGGGGGCAAGGAGAAGGCTCCTGCAGCCATATGCCGCAAAGTAGCTGAATGTGAGGATAACGGAGAGATAGAGATCTGGGGAGATGGTAAACAGACAAGAAGTTTTCTCTATATAGATGAGTGTGTTGAGGGTGTAAGGCGTCTTATGTCAAGTCAATTTCCGGGACCTGTAAACATTGGTTCAGAAGAGATGGTCACAATTAATCAGCTTGCAGAAATGGTCTCACGGATAGCGGGGAAAAATATCCGGATAAAACATATCGATGGCCCCACGGGGGTAAGGGGAAGGAATTCCGATAACAGTTTGATATATGAAAAGATCGGCTGGGCCCCCAGTTTTTCGTTGAACTCAGGATTGAGAAAAACTTATGAGTGGATTAAAGAACAGATTGAGATCGATTCTTTTAATAGTGCAGAAAAAAGAGAATCCTTCTCTCATCAAGCGACAGTTAAGGATCAGACAGTTTAG